A region from the Salminus brasiliensis chromosome 22, fSalBra1.hap2, whole genome shotgun sequence genome encodes:
- the LOC140544115 gene encoding uncharacterized protein — MKYLQGGLSLNCNVLLFPCSSRTTETMIRTCLLQCVLVLITVWGRAEPSVQCSNITGTVGESLTLTCRVSCNEACVCEKFKWKKNGTEFRSENCSSVTNLNFNHTIPTASMEDSGNYSFWVQLQSDSFKTPFNVTLSEISTKKVPTPTAAPSPEISTKKDSTPTAAPSPGSLKSTKEKHTTAGIVIGCGVTLGIIVLAVYWIKRRSLRAYRDDY, encoded by the exons ATGAAGTACCTACAAGGAGGTCTCTCACTGAACTGTAATGTGCTTCTATTTCCATGCAGTTCCAGAACCACTGAGACCATGATCCGGACGTGTCTTCTTCAGTGTGTGCTGGTTCTTATCACCGTCTGGGGTAGAGCAG aacCCAGTGTCCAGTGTTCGAACATAACCGGGACAGTTGGGGAATCCTTAACGCTGACCTGCAGAGTTTCATGTAAtgaagcttgtgtgtgtgagaagtttAAATGGAAGAAGAATGGAACTGAATTTAGAAGTGAAAACTGCAGCTCAGTCACTAATCTTAACTTTAACCACACAATCCCGACTGCATCCATGGAAGACAGTGGGAATTATTCATTTTGGGTGCAACTGCAGAGTGATTCTTTTAAAACACCCTTCAACGTGACCCTATCAG AGATTTCCACAAAGAAAGTCCCAACTCCAACCGCTGCCCCATCTCCAG AGATTTCCACAAAGAAAGACTCAACTCCAACCGCTGCCCCATCTCCAG gatcTCTCAAAAGTactaaagaaaaacacacaacgGCTGGAATCGTCATTGGCTGTGGCGTCACGTTGGGCATCATTGTTTTGGCTGTTTACTGGATTAAGAGACGTAGTCTGCGTGCATACCGTGATGACTACTAA
- the LOC140544274 gene encoding uncharacterized protein — protein sequence MAKTKELSKDTRDKKLHKAGKGYGAIAKQLGEKRSTVGAIIRKWKKLNMTVNLPQTGAPCKISPRGVSVILRKVRNQPRTTREELVNDLKRAGTTVTKVTVSNTLRCHSLKTCMARKVPLLKSAHVQARLKFDHDHLDDPEESWEKVLWSDETKIELFGLNSTRRVWRTKNDEYHPKKHHPYCEAWGWKHHALGVFFCTWDRTTALY from the coding sequence atggctaagaccaaagagctatCCAAGGACACCAGAGACAAAAAActccacaaggctggaaagggctatggggcaattgccaagcagcttggtgaaaaaagatcaactgttggagccattattagaaaatggaagaagctaaacatgactgtcaatctccctcagactggggctccatgcaagatctcacctcgtggcgtatcagtgatcctaagaaaggtgaggaatcagcccagaactacacgggaggagctggtcaatgacctgaagagagctggcaccactgttACCAAGGTTACTGTGAGTAATACACTAAGATGTCATAGTTTAAAGACATGCATGGCACggaaggttcccctgcttaaatcagcacacgtccaggcccgtcttaagTTTGACCATGACCATTTagatgatccagaggagtcatgggagaaagttctgtggtcagatgagaccaaaatagaactttttggtcttaattccactcgccgtgtttggaggacgaagaatgatgagtaccatcccaaaaaacaccatccctactgtgaagcatgggggtggaagcatcatgctttgggggtgtttttctgcacatgggacaggacaactgcactgtattaa